In the Setaria italica strain Yugu1 chromosome VI, Setaria_italica_v2.0, whole genome shotgun sequence genome, one interval contains:
- the LOC101768444 gene encoding NADH dehydrogenase [ubiquinone] iron-sulfur protein 5-B, with the protein MASGWGINGNKGRCYDFWLEFSECMSRCRQPSDCGLLREDYIECLHHSKEFQRRNRIYKEEQRQIRAAARKAKEEAEGAPAVAAHH; encoded by the exons ATGGCGTCCGGGTGGGGCATCAACGGGAACAAGGGCCGCTGCTACGACTTCTGGCTGGAGTTCAGCGAGTGCATGAGCCGCTGCCGCCAGCCCTCCGACTGCGGCCTCCTCCGCGAGGACTACATCGAGTGCCTCCACCACTCCAAGGAG TTCCAGCGCAGGAACAGGATCTACAAGGAGGAGCAACGTCAGATCAGAGCTGCTGCGCGCAAGGCCAAGGAGGAAGCTGAGGGAGCCCCTGCAGTTGCAGCTCACCATTAG
- the LOC101768044 gene encoding peroxisome biogenesis protein 1 — protein MSGGGMEVEVRVVGGARSCFVALPLHLIHALERTSASGDLPPVLALDLRGPAGGRWSLAWSGAASRSRAIEVAQELAECISLPDGTIAQLSVTRSLAKADSVSIEPYSEDDWEILESRADLAEETILKQVGIVYEGMKFPLWLDGHNIVKFVVVSSYPEKSVVQLVPGTEVAVAPKNRKEPSQDVKKQSALDEQVKTKALLRVQPADGKYTHTFKYKGVDIGVVLSYAVLIHPDTATSISVGNLQLVTVSPKSSKKGITQNSKEVAQKKGISVAKKRTHEAAVYILLSESVAKGHVMLPYSIRHFISADVHSWVYIKTYSANITKDEPVVTISSLRFKMHVKDAHDNSELVSQETDTSRITRIPPENDDFFQEAHYGESKSLQDADIESISESVSKHKFFIKHWLIGQLKEMGLHAGHTEISSIILPANVVLHFEATYQKPNRGVELLYLLTFTSENSTFDNTQLKVETAWSAPIGNPENVELHFRKLELGEPVSFGSVMDSSSTDGFKLTQSSLGWMENAMSDVIKRLSVLLSSTSLRLFNRLKFPFPGHVLVYGPRGSGKTALTRASAKYFEDHKEILAHVIYRDCSKLALGKAKETRQAIEDSISEALLHSPSIIIFDDLDSVITVSSDPQVSQSSSSSDSLVRYLADIMDEYKDKTQNTCGYGPIAFMASVQSLQSLPQDLTSSGRFDFHIELPALAAPERTALLKHQVEEHELQCSGEVLSEIASKCEGYDAYDLEILVDRAVHAAASRFVLLSNASRNSLKPTLVMEDFSKAMHGFLPVAMRDLRKYAPDDKDGGWEDVGGLNEAVTIIKETLELPSKYPNIFTRAPVRLRSNILLYGPPGCGKTHIVRAAAAACSLRFISVKGPELLNKYIGSSEQSVRDFFAKAVAAAPCLLFFDEFDSIAPQRGTHSAGVSDRVVNQFLTELDGVETLTGVFVFAATSKPQLIDAALLRPGRFDRLIFCDFPQWDERLEILKVHSRTVSLASDASLEDVASLTEGFTGADLAAILTDAGLAAVHELLDNRENGVPESEPCISKELLMSVARKARPSTPADEKRRYDREFGEFVSSRKSVSTKARESKGKKVTLA, from the exons atgagcggcggcgggatggaggtggaggtccGCGTGGTGGGCGGCGCGCGGAGCTGCTTCGTCGCGCTCCCGCTCCACCTCATCCACGCCCTCGAGCGCACCTCGGCTTCCGGCGACCTCCCGCCCGTCCTCGCGCTCGACCTCCGCGGCCCCGCCGGTGGCCGCTGGTCCCTCGCCTGGTCCGGCGCCGCGTCCCGATCCCGCGCCATCGAG GTTGCACAAGAGTTGGCAGAATGCATTTCCCTACCTGACGGAACTATAGCACAGTTGAGCGTAACCCGTTCTCTTGCCAAAGCTGACTCGGTCAGTATAGAACCCTACAGTGAGGATGACTGGGAGATACTGGAGAGCCGTGCTGATTTGGCTGAAGAAACAATCTTGAAGCAG GTCGGCATTGTTTATGAGGGTATGAAATTCCCATTGTGGTTGGATGGCCATAATATTGTGAAGTTTGTTGTGGTGTCATCATACCCAGAGAAGTCAGTTG ttCAACTTGTGCCAGGAACTGAAGTTGCCGTTGCACCCAAAAATCGCAAAGAGCCTTCTCAGGATGTGAAAAAGCAAAGTGCACTGGACGAACAAGTTAAAACAAAGGCACTCCTGCGTGTTCAACCGGCTGATGGGAAGTATACACATACGTTCAAATATAAAGGTGTTGACATAGGGGTGGTTCTCAGCTATGCTGTGCTAATACACCCTGATACAGCTACAAGTATTTCGGTTGGGAATCTCCAGTTGGTCACTGTTTCACCTAAATCATCAAAGAAAGGAATCACCCAAAATAGCAAAGAAGTTGCACAAAAGAAGGGAATTTCAGTAGCTAAAAAAAGGACCCATGAAGCTGCCGTTTATATCTTACTCTCAGAATCAGTTGCCAAAGGACATGTTATGCTCCCCTACTCTATTCGTCACTTCATTAGTGCTGATGTACACTCAT GGGTATATATTAAGACATACTCAGCTAATATAACGAAGGATGAGCCTGTAGTGACAATATCTTCTTTGAGGTTCAAGATGCATGTGAAAGATGCCCATGATAACAGTGAATTAGTCAGTCAGGAAACGGACACTTCGAGGATAACCAGGATTCCTCCAGAAAATGATGACTTCTTCCAGGAAGCTCATTATGGTGAAAGCAAAAGCCTTCAGGATGCAGATATCGAGAGCATTTCTGAATCTGTATCAAAGCATAAGTTTTTTATTAAACATTGGCTTATCGGACAACTTAAAGAAATGGGTTTACATGCTGGCCACACCGAGATAAGTTCAATAATTTTACCAGCCAATGTTGTGCTCCATTTTGAGGCGACATACCAAAAACCAAACAGAGGAGTTGAATTACTGTACCTTCTCACATTTACTTCTGAAAATTCTACTTTTGACAATACACAACTCAAGGTTGAGACTGCTTGGAGTGCTCCAATCGGCAATCCAGAAAATGTGGAACTGCATTTCAGGAAGTTGGAGTTGGGAGAGCCTGTATCTTTTGGTTCCGTAATGGATAGTAGTTCCACTGATGGCTTCAAGCTGACACAATCTTCTTTGGGCTGGATGGAGAATGCAATGTCAGATGTGATAAAAA GATTATCTGTGCTCTTATCGTCAACAAGCCTGAGGTTATTTAACAGACTAAAGTTCCCCTTTCCTGGACATGTTCTTGTCTATGGGCCTCGA GGTTCTGGGAAAACTGCTTTGACCAGGGCTTCTGCAAAATACTTTGAAGATCATAAAGAGATTTTGGCACACGT AATATACAGAGATTGTTCCAAACTTGCCCTTGGCAAGGCTAAGGAGACAAGGCAAGCAATTGAAGACAGCATTTCTGAAGCGCTGCTTCATTCACCTTCGATCATCATATTTGATGATCTGGACAGTGTAATTACAGTCTCTTCAGATCCTCAAGTGTCTCAATCATCCAGTTCTTCTGATTCTCTAGTAAGGTATTTGGCTGACATTATGGATGAATACAAG GATAAGACTCAAAATACATGCGGGTATGGACCTATTGCGTTTATGGCTTCAGTTCAATCACTTCAGAGTCTTCCTCAAGACTTAACCTCTTCTG GGAGATTTGATTTCCACATTGAGCTTCCTGCTCTTGCAGCCCCTGAGCGCACAGCACTACTAAAACATCAAGTTGAGGAGCATGAGTTGCAGTGTTCTGGGGAAGTTCTATCTGAGATAGCATCAAAATGTGAAGGTTATGATGCGTATGACTTG GAAATTTTGGTTGATAGGGCTGTGCATGCTGCTGCTTCTCGCTTTGTTCTGCTTTCTAATGCCTCTCGGAACTCTCTGAAACCAACTTTGGTGATGGAAGATTTCTCAAAAGCAATGCATGGCTTCCTTCCAGTCGCCATGCGTGATCTTAGAAAATATGCTCCTGATGATAAAGATGGTGGTTGGGAAGATGTTGGAGGTTTAAATGAAGCAGTAACTATTATTAAAGAG ACTCTTGAATTGCCATCCAAATACCCAAATATCTTTACCAGGGCACCTGTACGGTTGCGATCAAACATTCTCCTGTATGGACCACCTGGATGTGGCAAAACTCATATTGTGAGAGCTGCAGCCGCAGCTTGTTCTTTGCGATTCATTTCAGTCAAGGGTCCAGAGttattgaataagtacattggTTCATCTGAGCAATCT GTTCGTGACTTTTTTGCAAAGGCAGTTGCAGCAGCACCTTGCCTGCTATTCTTTGATGAATTTGACTCCATTGCACCCCAGCGAGGAACCCATAGTGCTGGAGTTTCTGATCGTGTTGTTAATCAG TTCTTGACAGAACTAGATGGTGTGGAAACCTTGACTGGAGTATTTGTATTTGCAGCTACCAG CAAGCCACAACTAATTGATGCTGCTCTCCTGCGACCTGGAAGGTTTGATCGTCTAATCTTTTGTGATTTCCCTCAATGGGATGAACGTTTGGAAATTCTGAAGGTTCATTCTAGGACG GTTTCACTTGCAAGTGATGCCAGTCTGGAAGATGTTGCTTCTCTGACTGAAGGATTTACTGGTGCTGATCTCGCCGCTATTCTAACGGATGCTGGGTTGGCAGCAGTTCATGAACTTTTGGACAACCGGGAGAACGGGGTCCCAGAAAGCGAACCGTGCATCAGCAAAGAACTTCTTATGTCTGTCGCTAGGAAGGCTAGACCTTCTACACCTGCAGACGAGAAGAGGCGGTATGATAGGGAGTTTGGTGAATTTGTGTCATCCAGGAAGTCTGTTTCCACAAAG GCAAGAGAGTCGAAAGGCAAAAAGGTCACACTAGCCTGA